In Hydrogenispora ethanolica, the genomic window TTGTCATAATCCCGAGACGCAACAGCGCTGCAACCACTGCGGAAGCTGCGTCGCTGTCTGCCCGGCCGGGGCCTTGTCCCGGGCCGGGTCGGAGGTGATCCACCGGCCCGACCTGTGTCTGGCCTGCGATCGTTGCCTGGCGGCGTGCCCCCGTTATTCCTCGCCGAAATGCCGCCCGATGGAGGAGGAAGAACTCTACCGGCGGATTGTGGCGGATGCCGCCTTCCTGGACGGCGTGACCGTCTCCGGCGGCGAAGCCAGCCTCCAGGCGGAATTTCTCCACCGGCTCTTCCGGCGGATCAAGGGAAATACCGGGTTGACCACTTTCCTGGATACCAACGGCACGATGCCGCCTGCTACGGCTCATAAGCTGGCGGAAGTGACGGACGGCTTCATGGTGGATCTGAAAGCGTTCGATCCGGACCTGCATCAGGAGTTGACCGGGGTTTCCAACCGCGCCGTGCTGGAGAATATTCGCTATCTGGCGGAACGGGGGCTTTTATATGAGGTGCGCACCGTGATCGTGCCCGGCTTTACCGACCGGCCCGCGGAGATCGCCGCCATCGCCGGATTGGTCCGCGAGGTCAGCGCGCAGACCCTTTTGAAACTGATCCGTTTCCGCCCCACCGGGGTCCGGACTTTCCTGGCGGAATGTCCGCCCATGGCGGAGGAGGGCTTTGCGGAATTATGCCGGATCGCCGAAACAGTGCTGGGCGGCAGGGTGGTCCGGGTCTAAGGGCGCGGCTCGAATTCAGCGCCAAAAAGTGCTTGGGACATCGGTGGAATGATAGGATTTACTTTTTGCCTACGCGCAATATCCCAATTATGTTAATAAAATGGTATTGGGTAAAGACCCAAATACAAATGTAAAGTGGTGATTCATGTATGTCGAGACATCATCGTCATCATCATCATTGCGACCGGCGCCGTCGCCGGGATTCCGAAGTGTATCTCGCTCTTCCGGTGGGCGGGGTCCAAGATCCTTGCGCATCATTTTTCCCAGGCGCAGTTCATGGAGCCTTTTTAACGACTGGCGCGAGCCCGTTCTGCCCGACGAGCTTTTTCGATCCTTGCCGGTGGCGTTAATCCCTGAATGCTGATTGGTTCAGGGTCATGAGGTTTAGCTTGGCTGTCGGAGATTTAATCAATTCATCATGCCACAAAAATAGAGACGTTGCGCAAACAACGTCTCTATTTTTGTGGGGAAGAATGCGCTGAAAGCCGGGGCTTTTGCTTGCAACCGAATTCATTTCCCTTTTATTTATTGCAAATTGCCGCTGGCAATCGTCTGCTGCAGAAACTGGTTAATCGCCGCGACATCCTGATGCGGGGCGGGCGGAGCCGGTTTATAGTAATTTTTGGTCTGGGCGTACTGGCCGATCTGTTGCTGGGTCTGTTCGCACTGGGCCCGCATCTGGAGCAGGGCCTGACGAATTGCGGGATTGCTGGTTTCGGTGGCAGCCTGGGTGAAGCTGACCGCGCCGGTCTTGGCGATCTCCAAGGCGTCAAGGGTCATTTCCCGATCGGTATACATGATTCTCCTCCTTATTGTACTAAAAATCCCATCAGGGTCCGGACATTGTTATAAGCCTGCTGCGATTCCTGGTTCAACATATTCTGAAGCTGGCTGTCGCTGCAGTTCTGGGCATACAATTTGAACTTTTTGGCATTGACATCCTCGGTGGCAATCAATTCCTTCAGCGTGTTCAATTCCATCTGCGTTACATGGGGCAAATCGGTTCACCTCCCTCCGCGGTATCGGTCCTTCACGGCACCGGGCGGCCGGATTCGTTATCGGAAAGCCTCTTTCGAATCCCACTCGGTATCCCGAAGGACTGAAGATCGGAAAATTAGGAAATCCGGGCTTTCAGCGCGGTTAAACAATTTTGGAACGCACTTATAGTATTTCTATCCGTGGGGAACCCATACCCATTCCTTAACTGGTAAGAGTTGGTCCCGGCGGTAGAAGATACATCACCGCTTTTAGCAGGAAAGTTATTATGAAGCCCGAAGTTTTCATCGGTTGGGAGGTTATGCAGTGAAAAAACTGCTTGCTCTTTTGCTCCTGATCGGCCTGGCCGGGGCTTTTCCTATCCCCGCGGTGGCCCTGCCGGTCCGGTTGGCGGGGAATGATTTCAACCCAATCAATTGGGGCCGGTATCCCCATCAAGGAAGCGGTCTACAGCTGACCACCGCCATTGGCGACCGGATCCACGGCGCGGCGGTGATCGATGGGATTCAAAATTTGGCCGGGGATGGAAATCTGTCAGACTCTTTGAACCGGCTTTCCTTGCGTGAAGCCTATTTGGAGGTCGCGCCCGGCGCGACCGGCCGCACCAGGCTGCGCCTGGGAACGCTGGATATTGAATATTCGCCGTATCTGGCTTCGTTCCAACCCTGGCAGGGACTGGGCCTGTCGGGCTGGGAGCCGGGCGGCGGGGTACGCGCCAATGCTTTCTACTCCTGGAGTGAAAATGTGCCGGTCTGGGGCAGCCGTCTGGATTTTGCTCCGGCTCCGGGGGTCGATCTATCATTGAATCTGATCGGAGATGAGACGGATCTGAACCGTTCCATCGAGGGGGTGGCGCAACCGTTCGATCCGCTGGTGGTCAGTTGGGCCATGGCCCGCAACCGGCAAGGCGCCGGACCCGTCAAATTGGACGCAGTCTACAATGTCAATGAGCGGATCACGCTCCGGAGCGGGTTTCGCTCCTTCCCGACGCTTGAAGAGTTCGATCCCGGCTATCGCGACACGCGGACCGATGACTTCGGCGATCCCGCCAATCCGGTCGATCTTTACCACGGCCAGACCGGATTCAGCGGCGGCGTCACCGTAAAATTGGCCGGATTCAATACCGGTTTCGATCTGGAACGGTACCAGCAGCGAGTGGGAGCGGGGGATGATCCCGGGACGCTTCGCCCCGGTGCGAACCAACGGTACCGTATCTCGTTGACCCGGTCCCATGGTTTGGGTTGGGGAACCTTCTTGGGCGGGTATGCCCGGAGCTATCACCGGGCCGATGGTTGGGAGGAAGTCGGGAATGATTGGAAAGGCGGATTGCGTTTCAACTCACCGCTGCTGCGAGGGTTGGAGGTTGGCGCCGAATTCCGCGCCGCACAGCGCGTAGGCGTTCCGGAACCGGTCTATCGGGCAGTGGGAGTTATCGGCTATGCGCGTTCGGGCCTGCACAGCAAATGGGTTTATAATTTTTATACCGGGGAGACAGCGGCGGAAACGTATGTACAGGTCCGGTTCTGAGCGGCCGGGGACCGCGACGGCGGCGGCGTCCACGGAAGTTTTTCATGTTTTTTAGAAACGGGCGGGTACGCCCGTTTTTGTTATGTTGGGAGATATCTTCTGAAACGTCCGGGGATTCATAACTCGGTATAAGCTTTCATAAGAATAAAGAGAAATCATGGATCATCTTTTGAAGCAGAGTGGGACCGGCTGGTTTTAATAATGCGTTAACCTGGCTTTTCCCGAATTGAAAGGGAATGAAAGAAAAGGCAGGAAATTTTGAAAAAATGTCGAATATATATCTCATCAAAGCAATGCCAAACGATATGTACAGCAAGTCATTGACCGTACTTTAACCGATTGGTTTCTGATAAATACGCTGGGATAGCGCGGTCAGCCTGGAGGTGATTTCCGGAACCGTTCATTTCATAAAAACAGAGATCTTTATTATACCATAAATAATCAATTTGAGGAGGCAAAATTATGGCAAAAGTTATATTTGACCACGTTTCCAAAAAATATTCCGGAAACGTCATGGCAGTGAAAGATGCCAACCTGGAGATTAAGGACAAAGAGTTCGTCGTATTCGTCGGTCCCTCCGGTTGCGGTAAAACCACCTCGCTCCGGATGGTCGCCGGTTTGGAAGAGATCTCCGAAGGCAACATCTACATTGGAGATAACATTGTCAATAATGTTGCGCCGAAAGACCGCGACATCGCGATGGTTTTCCAGAACTATGCCTTGTATCCGCATATGGATGTTTACAACAACATGGCTTTCGGCTTGAAACTCCGCAAATTCCCGAAACCCGAGATTGACCGCCGCGTGAAAGAAGCCGCCAAAATTTTGGGTATCGAAGGCTTGCTCGACCGGAAACCGAAGGCGCTCTCCGGCGGACAAAGACAGCGGGTTGCCTTGGGCCGCGCCATCGTTCGCGAACCGAAGGTCTTCTTGATGGACGAACCGCTCTCCAACTTGGACGCCAAATTACGGGTACAGACCCGCGCCGAGATCAGCAAATTGCACAACCGCCTCCAAACCACCATCATCTATGTTACGCATGACCAGGTGGAAGCGATGACCATGGGCGACCGGATCGTCGTGATGAAAGACGGCATCATTCAACAAGTCGGCGCTCCGCTGGACATTTACGACAACCCGACCAATGTCTTCGTGGCCGGATTCATCGGCACTCCGCCGATGAACTTCCTCGACGGCGTAGTCAAGGAAGTCGGCGGCAAGTTCATCGTCGATATGGGTCCGATCAAAGTGAAAATTCCCGACGGCAAGTTCAAACAGATCCGCGAGTATCTCAACAAGCCGGTTGTCTTCGGTATTCGCCCGGAAGACATCACCGAGAACATCGGTTCGGCTCCGGATGACGAGATCATCGTCGGTACCGTCGACGTTTCCGAATTGCTCGGCGCCGAGGTCAATCTGTATATGTCCGTTGGCGAACTCTCCTTCACCGCTTCGGTCGATTCCCATACCCGCGCCACCGACGGTGAAAAACATCAGGTGGTCTTCAATTCCGAGAAGATCCATCTCTTCGACAAACAGACCGAGAAAGCCATCGTCTGAGTCGTTTCATTGCTTAAACATTCAAAAAAAGGCCCCTTTTGGGGCCTTTTTTGCGTCTAATAACCGATCGGAAACAGCGTGGCGGGCTGGGAATAAAATGTTGTCTGGGACCCAACGGTTACGGCAGGAAACGCCGGTTCCGGGATTGAATACTACCGGATAGGGTATCGAAGGGTGATACGCAAGGGAAAGCTTAGGGGAGGGGCGGTTCAGCCGAATAAGCCGTCTCGGCCGCGGCCGGTTCGACCAGCCCCTGCTTCTGGATTTCGCGCCAGATTCCCTGGCTGATGATGTCGGCCATTTTCATGACCAGACTCAGACGGGTGTTTTGCAGGACCATATACTCCATAAAGCCGCCGACATTCACAATCCCGATAATATGCAGGTTGCCGACGGCCGGCAGATTTTTGTTGACGCCGGTCCCGGGCTGCAATGGACCCTCCTTGATGCTGATATAACCGACGCTTTCGGAACGCCCCAGGCATGCATCCAACGCGATAATGAAAGGGTTCTTAAAATCGTTCTCAATCTGCTGGATAATTTCCTGTAGATTGACGGCGTGAACCGGGTTATCCAAAGTTCCGAAGATATGGGTTTTGCCGAGATTCAGCTGTTGCAGTTTGCTGCCGGTGAGCGGGCCCAAAGAATCGCCGGTAGAACGGTCGGTTCCGATACAAAGAATAATCAGATCGCCGCTTGGATCATATAAATGAGAGAGGAATAAACCTAAATTGGCTTGAAAGACGGCGGCCGCGTTGGGGTGCTCGATATGAATTCGCGAATTGAAATTCAGCAAGTCATTGGAGTCGCCCTTTTTCTTAATGAGCTGGTTCCACATATGAATCCCCTTATCCTATTTTTCTCGAAAAGCCCGCGTTCGCAGCAAACTTTTCAAAATGGGTTAAAGTGCAGGATTGGAGTACTTTTTGAAGCGATAAACTTTCCAGTGCAGTACGGTTTGGCGTCGAATTTGCCTCCGGATTGAAAGGCAGTCAAGTCGCGACGATAGTTTATTTTATGCCCGAGGCCAGCGGAGTATACATCAATCGTTGGTAGAAGGTTCCTTTAGCGCAATTTTGGAGGTGTTCCGGTTTGAGTTGGCTTCAAAAATCGGCAGTGTCCTGGCGGGTCTCGGTTCCCGTCGTATTCGCCGCCTTTTTTGTTTCATTGTTGGTCAGTACGCTCTTTGTGGCCTGGACGAACGGCCGGATTATGCCCGGAGTGACCGTAACCGGGCAGCCGATCGGCGGTATGATGCTTCCTGAAGCCGGACGTTACCTCGCCCGGTATGCGGAGAAGGCGCAGCATCGGAAGATTATGCTGAGTTATCCGGGTAAGAGAGTCAGCGTAATCCCGGGAGCCATCGGCATCCAAACGGATGTCCGGGCTACTCTCCGCCGGGCCTACCGGGTTGGGCGCAATGGATCGTTTTTTGAGCGTTTGGCCGAACGCTGGCGCGTGCGGAAGCACGGCCGGGAGATCGCTCCGGTTTTCAAGAACAATCAGGCCACTTTGGATACTTTCTTCCGTTATCTTGAGCCGGGGATCGCGATCGAACCCATCCGTTCCGTGGTCACTTTAGGGGCCGATGATCAGGTGACCTATACCGGCAGCCGGGTAGGCCGGAGCATTGTCCGGGATGCCTTGATTCTGCAACTCCAACAAGCGGTTTATCAGACGTCGATCCATGAAATTGCCATCCCTGTCAAAACCGAAGTTCCGGCACTGACGGAAGCGCAGATCGGCGCATGGCAGCTGGACCGGATCCTCGGTAGTTTTACGACGCATTTCAATCCGACCAATGTAGACCGGACGCACAATCTGGAGTTGGCCCTGAATGCCATCAATAATGTCCTGGTGTACCCGGGCCAAAAATTTTCATTTAATGACCGGGTCGGTCCGCGGGTTCCCGCCAGCGGTTATAAAGAAGCGCCCGTGGTGTTCCTCGGCAAGCTGGTTCCGGGTGTGGGAGGAGGAGTCTGCCAAGTCTCCACCACCTTGTATAATGCCGTATTAATGGGGAATCTCAAGGTGACCCGGCGGATTAATCATAGTTTGCCCAGCGCATACGTGCCGATGGGGCAGGATGCCACCGTATCCTATGGGAACATTGATTTTGTTTTCGAGAATAATTATCCGACGCCGGTTTTGGTAGTCACCCGGCTCATTCCGCCTAATCTTACCGTCGCGGTCCTGGGCAAAAAGACTAATTGGGAGACGGTGGCGCTGGAAACCAATCTTTTGGAGACCTATCCCTTTAGTACGAAGGAGATTCCCGATCCCAGCCTCCGGTCCGGCGAACGGGTAAAAGCCAGTCCCGGAGTGAAGGGTTATAAGGTCGAACTTTGGCGTTCCATCTTCTATTCCGACGGCACTTCAAAAAGGCAGCGGGAAAATGTGAGTATATATCCAGCGCAACCTGAAGAATATAAAGTTGGCACCAAAGACGGGAAGGTTGAGAAAGCTGCCAACACAGTACAATAAAATCGTTATTTTTTGTCTGAGTCCTCTGGGCGATACCCTGTTCGCAACACCGGCCATTCGAGCTCTTAAGGAGAATCTTCCCAGGGCTCGAATTGTTGTTATTGCCAGCCCTTCCGCCAGTGAAGTTTTGCAGCACAACCCCTATCAAATCAGCGTGCTCCGCTGCGCCGATCAATGGCAATTACTAAAAGCCATGAATATGATCCGGCGCGAAAACTACGATCTGGCCATCAGTTTTACCCATTTTGGAAGCTACTTCACCAAATATTGCGCTGCCAGTTGCCGGGGCGAC contains:
- a CDS encoding spore coat protein, with the translated sequence MYTDREMTLDALEIAKTGAVSFTQAATETSNPAIRQALLQMRAQCEQTQQQIGQYAQTKNYYKPAPPAPHQDVAAINQFLQQTIASGNLQ
- a CDS encoding VanW family protein, which encodes MSWLQKSAVSWRVSVPVVFAAFFVSLLVSTLFVAWTNGRIMPGVTVTGQPIGGMMLPEAGRYLARYAEKAQHRKIMLSYPGKRVSVIPGAIGIQTDVRATLRRAYRVGRNGSFFERLAERWRVRKHGREIAPVFKNNQATLDTFFRYLEPGIAIEPIRSVVTLGADDQVTYTGSRVGRSIVRDALILQLQQAVYQTSIHEIAIPVKTEVPALTEAQIGAWQLDRILGSFTTHFNPTNVDRTHNLELALNAINNVLVYPGQKFSFNDRVGPRVPASGYKEAPVVFLGKLVPGVGGGVCQVSTTLYNAVLMGNLKVTRRINHSLPSAYVPMGQDATVSYGNIDFVFENNYPTPVLVVTRLIPPNLTVAVLGKKTNWETVALETNLLETYPFSTKEIPDPSLRSGERVKASPGVKGYKVELWRSIFYSDGTSKRQRENVSIYPAQPEEYKVGTKDGKVEKAANTVQ
- a CDS encoding ABC transporter ATP-binding protein; amino-acid sequence: MAKVIFDHVSKKYSGNVMAVKDANLEIKDKEFVVFVGPSGCGKTTSLRMVAGLEEISEGNIYIGDNIVNNVAPKDRDIAMVFQNYALYPHMDVYNNMAFGLKLRKFPKPEIDRRVKEAAKILGIEGLLDRKPKALSGGQRQRVALGRAIVREPKVFLMDEPLSNLDAKLRVQTRAEISKLHNRLQTTIIYVTHDQVEAMTMGDRIVVMKDGIIQQVGAPLDIYDNPTNVFVAGFIGTPPMNFLDGVVKEVGGKFIVDMGPIKVKIPDGKFKQIREYLNKPVVFGIRPEDITENIGSAPDDEIIVGTVDVSELLGAEVNLYMSVGELSFTASVDSHTRATDGEKHQVVFNSEKIHLFDKQTEKAIV
- a CDS encoding YjjW family glycine radical enzyme activase, yielding MKAWVNKIIPSTLIDGPGSRMAIFLQGCNMRCLYCHNPETQQRCNHCGSCVAVCPAGALSRAGSEVIHRPDLCLACDRCLAACPRYSSPKCRPMEEEELYRRIVADAAFLDGVTVSGGEASLQAEFLHRLFRRIKGNTGLTTFLDTNGTMPPATAHKLAEVTDGFMVDLKAFDPDLHQELTGVSNRAVLENIRYLAERGLLYEVRTVIVPGFTDRPAEIAAIAGLVREVSAQTLLKLIRFRPTGVRTFLAECPPMAEEGFAELCRIAETVLGGRVVRV
- the yyaC gene encoding spore protease YyaC, coding for MWNQLIKKKGDSNDLLNFNSRIHIEHPNAAAVFQANLGLFLSHLYDPSGDLIILCIGTDRSTGDSLGPLTGSKLQQLNLGKTHIFGTLDNPVHAVNLQEIIQQIENDFKNPFIIALDACLGRSESVGYISIKEGPLQPGTGVNKNLPAVGNLHIIGIVNVGGFMEYMVLQNTRLSLVMKMADIISQGIWREIQKQGLVEPAAAETAYSAEPPLP